One Gemella haemolysans ATCC 10379 DNA segment encodes these proteins:
- a CDS encoding LysM peptidoglycan-binding domain-containing protein, with the protein MKKNTIKNTVLVVLFIILAPLILVGVTALGNSLGGKAKDKVVQTTEQTAKVPEETKAENNNDIPKANDSKVTEESTTKKETPTNESGNSESEGVVSTTPVAGQDYIIKAGDSLFAIASKAYGEVNSQNGVEKIKEANNISNNNIAVGQKIQIPKL; encoded by the coding sequence ATGAAGAAAAATACTATAAAGAATACAGTACTAGTTGTATTATTTATAATACTAGCGCCACTTATTTTGGTGGGAGTTACTGCACTAGGAAATTCTCTTGGAGGAAAGGCAAAGGATAAGGTAGTTCAAACAACAGAACAGACTGCTAAAGTCCCTGAAGAGACAAAAGCAGAAAATAATAATGATATACCTAAAGCTAATGACTCAAAAGTCACAGAGGAAAGTACGACTAAAAAAGAAACACCAACTAATGAATCAGGAAATAGTGAATCTGAAGGAGTAGTAAGTACAACTCCTGTAGCAGGTCAAGATTATATTATTAAAGCTGGAGATTCATTATTCGCTATAGCATCAAAAGCATATGGAGAAGTAAATTCTCAAAATGGTGTAGAAAAAATTAAAGAAGCCAATAATATCAGTAATAATAATATTGCAGTTGGGCAAAAAATTCAAATACCAAAATTATAA
- a CDS encoding L-lactate MFS transporter: protein MNKNTRWIVLFASMAILLCAGSLYSFSVFAKPLSVSKGWSMPDVMLAFTINAAIAPIPTILGGVITDKGKANISIILGGILFAVGFILTGFATTKGMLYFSYGVLSGVGQAFAYSGIISNVLRFFPDKRGLAAGLITGAMGGASVIAAPIAHNLIANYGVHNAFIYLGSAYLVIIIIALFYIKVAPANYQPEGWIQPVAEIKQEAANKNWKQMLMSLSFYFIISMFAIGAFSGLMVASNASVISQTMFGLTASVAATFVSVYALSNTFGRVVWGVVSDKIGHEKTLIAIYSVIAISLLTLVNIRTTVGLTVGLVLLGLCFGGIMGVFAPLVMKTFGPINQGVNYGIVFIGFSVAAFFAPKYAAGIAAKNNGDFTEAFYVAISIVLVGLVISIIYSIFTKRRIK, encoded by the coding sequence ATGAACAAAAATACAAGATGGATTGTCTTATTCGCCTCAATGGCTATTTTACTATGTGCAGGATCACTATATTCTTTTAGTGTTTTTGCAAAACCTTTAAGTGTATCGAAAGGATGGAGTATGCCCGATGTAATGTTAGCATTTACTATTAACGCTGCTATCGCTCCTATTCCTACTATTCTTGGAGGAGTTATAACTGATAAAGGAAAAGCAAATATTTCTATTATTTTAGGGGGAATATTATTTGCTGTTGGATTCATACTTACTGGATTTGCAACTACGAAAGGAATGTTATATTTTAGCTATGGTGTATTATCTGGGGTTGGACAAGCATTTGCTTATTCTGGAATTATAAGTAATGTACTTAGATTCTTTCCAGATAAAAGAGGATTAGCTGCTGGTTTAATAACGGGAGCAATGGGTGGTGCTAGTGTTATCGCTGCTCCAATAGCTCATAATCTAATCGCTAATTATGGAGTTCATAATGCGTTTATCTACTTAGGTAGTGCATACTTAGTAATTATTATAATAGCTCTATTCTACATAAAAGTTGCTCCTGCAAATTATCAACCTGAAGGTTGGATTCAACCAGTTGCAGAAATTAAACAAGAGGCTGCTAATAAAAATTGGAAACAAATGTTAATGAGTTTATCATTTTACTTTATTATTTCAATGTTTGCTATAGGCGCATTTTCCGGACTTATGGTAGCATCAAATGCATCTGTAATAAGTCAAACTATGTTTGGTTTAACTGCTTCAGTTGCTGCAACTTTTGTTAGTGTTTACGCTCTTTCAAATACCTTTGGACGTGTTGTATGGGGTGTTGTTTCAGATAAAATAGGACATGAAAAGACTCTTATTGCAATCTATTCGGTAATTGCTATTTCTCTATTAACTCTAGTTAATATTAGAACTACTGTTGGTCTAACAGTCGGTCTTGTTCTCCTTGGTCTATGTTTTGGTGGAATTATGGGAGTTTTCGCTCCATTAGTAATGAAAACATTTGGTCCCATTAACCAAGGAGTTAACTACGGGATTGTCTTTATAGGATTTTCTGTAGCTGCATTTTTCGCTCCTAAATATGCTGCTGGAATAGCTGCTAAAAATAATGGAGATTTTACAGAAGCATTTTATGTAGCTATCTCGATAGTACTTGTTGGATTAGTAATAAGTATTATTTACTCAATCTTTACAAAACGTAGAATTAAATAA
- a CDS encoding aminotransferase class I/II-fold pyridoxal phosphate-dependent enzyme, whose protein sequence is MKIELSNTIKNIPENVFYPIFKLISEESSSGKPLLNAGIGVPDSDTPELLLKELEIAIRKPENMRYGAFDGKITLLNEISQWLKEKYNIDANPKDEIALVFGTKSGLSSIPSVLLNPNDTVLLPVPSYPDYIQGIALAQAKYEEIELKQENNYLVDYSDIPEKLVKDAKLIFLNYPSNPIGAVATKEFYKETVTWAKEHNIVVLQDHAYSDFYYKDGYSPAFMQTIGAKDVGIEFFSFSKNFSISGLRIGFAVGNKEIIRGLKEYNTIFHANIYGAIQDTVVTALKNHNLLTEHIKETYSKRIDKITSKLDELGYSYFKPDGGIFIWLKVKDGYDSQSFFELLLKKYRIVTMPGHVFGYGGENYIRLSLSLSDEQIDILIEKLESLNNDLNNR, encoded by the coding sequence ATGAAAATTGAATTATCAAATACAATTAAAAATATTCCCGAAAATGTATTCTATCCTATTTTCAAATTAATCTCTGAGGAAAGTTCAAGTGGTAAGCCATTATTAAATGCGGGTATCGGAGTTCCAGACTCTGATACCCCTGAACTTTTACTTAAGGAATTAGAAATAGCTATAAGAAAACCTGAAAATATGAGATATGGAGCATTTGATGGAAAAATAACATTATTAAATGAAATTTCTCAGTGGTTAAAAGAAAAATATAATATCGATGCTAATCCTAAGGATGAAATTGCTTTAGTATTTGGTACTAAATCTGGACTATCTAGTATTCCTTCGGTACTTCTTAATCCAAATGATACTGTATTATTACCAGTACCAAGTTATCCTGACTACATTCAAGGAATTGCTTTAGCTCAAGCTAAATATGAAGAAATAGAATTAAAACAAGAAAATAATTATTTAGTTGATTACTCTGACATTCCTGAAAAATTAGTTAAAGATGCTAAACTTATATTTCTTAACTATCCTTCAAACCCTATTGGAGCTGTTGCTACAAAAGAATTTTATAAAGAAACTGTAACTTGGGCAAAAGAACACAATATAGTGGTACTTCAAGATCATGCATATTCGGACTTCTACTATAAAGACGGATATTCTCCTGCATTTATGCAAACTATTGGAGCTAAAGATGTAGGAATTGAGTTTTTCTCTTTCTCTAAAAACTTTTCAATCTCTGGTTTACGAATTGGATTTGCAGTTGGAAATAAAGAAATTATACGTGGACTTAAAGAGTATAATACAATATTCCATGCTAATATTTACGGGGCAATTCAAGATACAGTAGTAACTGCATTAAAAAATCATAACCTTTTAACAGAACATATAAAAGAAACTTATTCAAAAAGAATAGATAAAATAACTTCTAAACTTGATGAACTAGGATATTCATATTTTAAACCAGATGGTGGTATTTTTATATGGTTAAAAGTTAAAGACGGATATGATAGCCAAAGTTTCTTTGAATTATTATTAAAGAAATATAGAATTGTTACTATGCCTGGTCATGTATTTGGTTACGGTGGCGAAAATTATATTAGACTAAGTTTAAGTCTATCAGATGAACAAATTGACATTTTAATAGAGAAATTAGAATCACTAAACAATGATTTAAATAATAGATAA
- a CDS encoding MetQ/NlpA family ABC transporter substrate-binding protein, translating into MNKLKKILTIVFTAFLAITLAACGATSSNNNSSGEKKEVKIGATSGPYADMVNKALKPLLEKKGYTVKVTEFSDYIQPNKALNSGELDANLFQHKIYMKKFAEQNGMDLTALAPVPTAPMGLYSDKVKDLKDLPEGAEVTLPNDPSNAARAYALLAAADLIKIKPDTDVLKITKNDVVENPKKLKFTELEAGQLARSLSSTTLAAVPGNFALAAKFDLTKALILEKMNENNRNNVVVTTANKDKQFAKDLVEIVQSKEFDEIINKDFKGFDKPGK; encoded by the coding sequence ATGAACAAACTAAAAAAAATATTAACAATTGTTTTTACAGCATTTTTAGCTATCACATTAGCTGCTTGTGGAGCTACAAGCTCAAACAATAACAGCAGTGGAGAGAAAAAAGAAGTAAAAATTGGTGCAACATCTGGTCCTTATGCTGATATGGTTAACAAGGCACTTAAACCACTTCTTGAGAAAAAAGGATACACAGTTAAAGTTACTGAATTCTCAGACTACATCCAACCTAACAAAGCATTAAATAGCGGTGAATTAGATGCAAACTTATTCCAACACAAAATTTACATGAAAAAATTCGCTGAACAAAATGGAATGGACTTAACAGCCCTTGCGCCTGTTCCAACTGCACCAATGGGATTATATTCTGATAAAGTTAAAGATCTTAAAGATTTACCAGAAGGAGCCGAAGTAACTCTTCCAAATGACCCTTCAAACGCTGCTCGTGCTTATGCATTATTAGCTGCTGCTGATTTAATCAAAATCAAACCTGATACTGATGTACTAAAAATCACTAAAAATGATGTAGTAGAAAATCCTAAAAAACTTAAATTTACAGAATTAGAAGCTGGTCAGCTTGCTAGATCATTAAGCAGTACTACTCTAGCAGCAGTTCCTGGTAACTTTGCTCTTGCAGCTAAATTTGATTTAACAAAAGCATTAATTTTAGAAAAAATGAACGAAAACAACCGTAATAATGTTGTCGTAACTACAGCAAATAAAGATAAACAATTTGCTAAAGATTTAGTAGAAATCGTTCAATCTAAAGAATTTGATGAAATCATTAACAAAGATTTCAAAGGATTTGACAAACCTGGAAAATAA
- a CDS encoding methionine ABC transporter permease, producing the protein MENNLSLAEQWKTLQPELIKSFGDSLYMISVSIIITVIVGLFLGIVLFLTSNRLLFKNVFIYKTVDFLVNTIRSIPFIILLVFLIPFTLFLLGKSTGPTGAIVPLTVAAIPLFTRLVDTSLNEIDYGVIESAVASGASLKLIVKEVLIPEAMFGIIQSITLTLINLIAFSAMAGVVGGGGIGDLAIRYGYYRFDNFTMWITVILLIILVQITQYIGNTISKKFKKN; encoded by the coding sequence ATGGAAAATAATCTAAGTTTAGCAGAACAATGGAAAACTCTACAACCTGAATTAATCAAGTCATTTGGAGATTCATTATACATGATAAGTGTTTCTATAATTATCACTGTAATCGTTGGATTGTTTTTAGGTATTGTCTTATTTTTAACAAGTAATAGACTTCTGTTTAAAAATGTATTTATATACAAAACTGTAGATTTTCTAGTTAATACAATTCGATCTATTCCATTTATTATTCTTTTGGTATTCTTAATACCATTTACTCTGTTTTTATTAGGAAAATCAACCGGACCTACTGGAGCAATAGTACCACTTACAGTTGCTGCTATTCCTCTATTTACGAGACTAGTTGATACTTCACTAAATGAAATAGACTACGGAGTTATCGAATCGGCAGTTGCTTCTGGAGCTTCGCTAAAATTAATAGTTAAAGAAGTATTAATACCCGAGGCTATGTTCGGAATCATTCAATCAATTACACTAACACTAATCAATCTAATTGCTTTTTCTGCAATGGCTGGTGTTGTTGGTGGTGGTGGAATTGGAGACCTTGCCATCAGATATGGTTATTATCGTTTCGATAACTTTACAATGTGGATTACAGTAATTCTATTAATTATATTAGTCCAAATTACACAATATATAGGAAATACAATTTCAAAAAAATTCAAAAAAAATTAA
- a CDS encoding methionine ABC transporter ATP-binding protein yields MINLNNVSKTFYQKGKEIQALKPTNLHVKAGEIFGIIGYSGAGKSTLLRCLNLLETPTDGEVIVDNQVVNKLNRKDLRTYRQKIGMIFQQFNLLSSKTVGENIAFNLKAGEVPTKDIPKRIDELLELVGLSDKKNVYPNQLSGGQKQRVGIAKALANNPKLLLCDEATSALDPVTTKQILSLLKEINRKLGITIILVTHEMEVIKQICDNVAVMENGEIIELNSVYEIFSNPKTKLMQEFISNLHNDEDFEEHLAEHYNNETVIRVIFKGEATKEPLIQTLANRYNVSTNILAGRIEYIQNKQLGSLTFSVIGEPDNTEKFVNHLIDQVNDVEVYVYGK; encoded by the coding sequence ATGATAAATCTTAATAATGTAAGTAAAACTTTTTATCAAAAAGGTAAAGAAATCCAAGCACTTAAACCTACTAATCTCCATGTGAAAGCTGGAGAAATATTTGGGATTATTGGTTACTCAGGCGCTGGTAAAAGCACCTTACTTAGATGTCTAAACTTATTAGAAACACCAACAGATGGTGAAGTAATAGTTGATAATCAAGTTGTTAATAAGCTTAATAGAAAAGACTTACGTACTTATAGACAAAAAATCGGAATGATTTTCCAACAATTTAACCTACTTAGTTCAAAAACTGTAGGAGAGAATATTGCATTCAATCTAAAAGCCGGTGAAGTACCGACTAAAGATATTCCAAAAAGAATTGACGAACTATTAGAACTTGTGGGGCTTTCTGATAAAAAGAATGTTTATCCAAATCAACTTTCTGGTGGACAAAAACAACGTGTCGGTATTGCTAAAGCGTTAGCTAATAATCCTAAGTTATTACTTTGTGATGAAGCAACTAGTGCTTTGGATCCTGTTACAACTAAGCAAATTCTATCTCTATTAAAAGAAATTAATCGTAAACTTGGAATTACTATTATTCTAGTTACTCATGAAATGGAAGTAATAAAACAAATTTGTGATAATGTAGCAGTTATGGAAAATGGTGAAATTATTGAATTGAATTCTGTTTATGAGATTTTCTCAAATCCAAAAACAAAATTAATGCAAGAATTTATATCTAATTTACATAACGATGAAGATTTTGAAGAGCATCTTGCTGAACATTATAATAACGAGACAGTCATAAGGGTTATTTTTAAAGGTGAAGCTACTAAAGAACCATTAATTCAGACTTTAGCAAATAGATACAATGTCTCTACTAACATACTTGCTGGTCGAATTGAATACATTCAAAATAAACAATTAGGAAGTTTAACTTTCTCAGTAATTGGCGAACCTGATAACACAGAAAAATTTGTAAATCACTTAATTGATCAAGTTAATGATGTGGAGGTGTATGTATATGGAAAATAA
- a CDS encoding isoprenyl transferase, with translation MFKFFRKNELVEKNDKQELKKIPTHVAIIMDGNGRWAKKRNMPRIKGHYEGMQTVKKITKYASKLGVEYLTLYAFSTENWARPKEEVSYLMDLPEKMFSSFMPELMENNVKVEVIGVVEKLPENTRKAVNDAIENTKNNTGLKLIFALNYGSKDEMLRAIKQITKDVQDNKYSIDEISEEHVSQNLFTSNTPDPDLLIRTSGEQRISNFLLWQIAYSEFLFTKVAWPDFTEEEFYKALLEYQSRDRRFGGLNED, from the coding sequence ATGTTTAAATTTTTTAGAAAAAATGAATTAGTGGAAAAAAATGACAAACAAGAGTTGAAAAAAATTCCGACACACGTTGCTATTATAATGGATGGTAATGGACGTTGGGCTAAAAAGAGAAATATGCCTAGAATTAAAGGACACTATGAAGGGATGCAAACTGTAAAAAAAATAACAAAATATGCATCTAAACTAGGTGTAGAGTATCTAACATTATATGCCTTTTCTACAGAAAACTGGGCGAGACCTAAAGAAGAAGTTAGTTATTTAATGGATCTTCCTGAAAAGATGTTCAGTAGTTTTATGCCAGAACTTATGGAAAATAACGTAAAAGTTGAAGTTATTGGTGTTGTGGAAAAACTTCCTGAAAATACTCGGAAGGCAGTAAATGATGCAATAGAGAATACAAAAAATAATACTGGATTAAAATTAATCTTTGCATTGAATTATGGTTCTAAAGATGAGATGTTAAGAGCAATTAAACAAATTACTAAAGACGTACAAGATAATAAATACAGTATAGATGAAATTTCTGAAGAGCATGTAAGTCAAAATCTATTTACGTCTAATACTCCAGATCCAGACCTATTAATAAGAACTTCAGGAGAACAAAGAATTTCAAACTTTTTACTTTGGCAAATTGCTTACAGTGAATTCTTGTTTACTAAAGTGGCATGGCCAGACTTTACTGAAGAAGAATTTTACAAGGCATTATTAGAATATCAAAGTAGAGACAGAAGGTTTGGAGGTTTAAATGAAGACTAG
- a CDS encoding phosphatidate cytidylyltransferase, which produces MKTRVITAIVALIVFLPLLFLGGDYFKFTTFALGVMAMYEIVRMTFKETNIVVLGLSSLAGALLFLNEEISQLQLYGLFFLILVGMLATVVATGHKIKLVEIGSIIFVTAYIFIGFYCLFMIRNLSLSHVAYLLLTIWFTDSFAYFGGMKFGKNKLSPKISPNKSIEGSVIGSLSSIVIALSFFYTTNIFSNLLVAIAITLVVSVVGQFGDLIESAYKREYQVKDSSNLLPGHGGIFDRFDSVILSAPCLIILLSLF; this is translated from the coding sequence ATGAAGACTAGGGTAATAACGGCCATCGTGGCATTAATTGTTTTCCTACCATTACTATTTCTAGGTGGAGACTATTTTAAATTTACAACATTCGCACTAGGTGTGATGGCTATGTATGAAATAGTAAGAATGACTTTTAAAGAAACAAACATAGTAGTTTTGGGGTTATCTTCCTTAGCAGGTGCACTACTATTTTTAAATGAAGAAATTTCACAGTTACAACTTTACGGATTATTTTTTTTAATTTTAGTTGGTATGTTAGCGACTGTAGTTGCAACAGGTCATAAAATTAAATTAGTTGAAATTGGTTCGATTATATTTGTAACTGCCTATATTTTCATAGGATTTTATTGTTTGTTTATGATAAGAAACTTGAGCTTATCTCATGTAGCTTATTTATTACTTACAATTTGGTTTACTGATAGTTTTGCCTATTTTGGTGGAATGAAGTTTGGGAAGAATAAACTTTCACCGAAAATAAGTCCTAACAAATCCATTGAAGGTTCAGTAATAGGTAGTCTATCATCAATAGTAATAGCATTATCGTTTTTCTATACAACTAATATATTTTCTAATCTATTAGTTGCGATTGCTATTACATTGGTAGTTAGTGTCGTTGGTCAATTTGGTGATTTAATTGAATCAGCATATAAGAGAGAATATCAAGTAAAAGATAGTAGTAATTTATTACCAGGGCATGGTGGTATTTTTGACAGATTTGATTCTGTTATTTTATCAGCACCATGTTTAATAATATTACTAAGTTTATTTTAA
- the rseP gene encoding RIP metalloprotease RseP, whose amino-acid sequence MQGIIAFILIFFVVVTIHEFGHFIAAKRAGILCQEFAIGMGPKIFHKKIGETNFTIRLLPVGGYVKMPDNVFDFNNDMSVYDLKKGMKVSLKLDEDDKVEKIVLDKSNDMDLLPLELKKFDLTEKLFVKGFVGDKIERYEVRKDACVVFGGMEEQIAPIERMFSSHSWGQKFWTLFAGPLMNFILALAIFLGISIYSGVPSNTTRLGELASNYPAYSSGLKQGDVVEQVNGKSVTTWKEMTNEIVNSNGAELTLKVSRDGSQQEIKVTPKEEVTVEKGKEVKTYKLGINQAYEKDLAGSIKSGFEQTLFYGTGIFMGIINLFASLFTGGFSLNQLGGPVAIYEMSSAAAQSGLITTLKWTGILSVNLGLMNLIPIPVLDGGRIIFVIYEAIFKKPINKKAQYYLTVAFGLLMVALMLAVTWNDIQRLFGK is encoded by the coding sequence ATGCAAGGTATTATAGCATTTATATTAATATTTTTTGTAGTAGTAACTATTCACGAATTTGGACATTTTATTGCTGCGAAAAGAGCAGGGATTTTATGTCAGGAATTCGCAATTGGAATGGGACCTAAAATATTCCATAAAAAAATAGGAGAGACTAACTTTACAATAAGACTTCTTCCAGTCGGAGGATATGTTAAGATGCCAGATAATGTTTTTGATTTTAATAATGACATGTCGGTATATGACCTAAAAAAAGGAATGAAAGTTAGTTTAAAACTAGATGAAGATGATAAGGTTGAAAAAATAGTTTTAGATAAAAGCAATGATATGGATCTACTTCCACTAGAGCTTAAAAAGTTTGATCTTACTGAGAAACTTTTTGTAAAAGGTTTTGTTGGTGATAAAATAGAACGCTATGAAGTAAGAAAAGATGCTTGTGTTGTCTTTGGAGGAATGGAGGAGCAAATAGCACCAATAGAAAGAATGTTTTCTTCACACTCATGGGGGCAAAAATTCTGGACATTATTTGCAGGACCATTAATGAACTTTATCTTAGCACTAGCAATTTTCTTAGGTATTTCAATTTATAGTGGAGTTCCATCAAATACTACTCGCTTAGGTGAATTAGCATCTAATTACCCAGCTTACTCTTCTGGATTAAAACAAGGAGATGTAGTTGAGCAGGTGAATGGTAAGAGTGTTACTACATGGAAAGAAATGACTAATGAGATAGTAAATTCTAATGGAGCTGAGCTTACTTTAAAAGTTTCTCGTGATGGTTCACAACAAGAAATTAAAGTTACACCAAAAGAAGAAGTTACCGTGGAAAAGGGTAAAGAAGTTAAAACATATAAACTAGGAATAAACCAAGCTTATGAGAAAGACTTAGCTGGTTCAATTAAGAGTGGGTTTGAACAAACTCTATTCTACGGAACAGGGATTTTCATGGGAATTATTAATCTGTTTGCTTCATTATTTACTGGTGGATTTAGTTTAAATCAACTTGGAGGACCTGTAGCGATTTATGAAATGTCTTCTGCAGCTGCACAGAGTGGTTTAATTACAACATTAAAATGGACAGGAATTCTAAGTGTTAACTTAGGTCTTATGAACCTAATTCCTATTCCAGTTCTTGATGGTGGACGTATCATATTCGTAATTTATGAAGCAATCTTCAAAAAGCCAATTAATAAAAAAGCCCAATATTACTTAACTGTGGCGTTTGGATTGTTAATGGTTGCTTTAATGTTAGCAGTAACATGGAATGATATCCAAAGATTATTTGGGAAATAG
- a CDS encoding exonuclease SbcCD subunit D — translation MVKFIHTADWHIGRKLQGKDLLEDQQVVLENLITEMKKINPDFLIIAGDLYDRSVPSKEATTLLQELLVKINIECNIPIFAISGNHDSRERLAIGEAWFSKHKFYLHTRLEQAFDKLSYEDADIYLLPYFEPFEVREHFEDATLTTHNTATKRVIDEIYKNLDTNKTNILVAHTFVSGGLETDSEREISVGTVENVAVGVFDRFDYVALGHLHNPNAIKEERLKYSGSPMAYSFSEASQTKGMRLIEVTKESYSEEFIQLKQKRKLHNISGSYEEVLTKEFQLNYDCKNDYFSMELSDLEGITDPLPRIKEYYPNTLILKQKRNTGIDNEVKLDREMLTKSPLQLIEGFYNEQTGSELTDGQKKILVNIIDKVNQDETN, via the coding sequence ATGGTTAAATTTATACATACCGCTGATTGGCATATTGGAAGAAAATTACAAGGAAAAGATTTATTAGAAGATCAACAAGTTGTGTTAGAAAATCTAATAACTGAAATGAAGAAAATCAATCCTGATTTTTTAATAATTGCAGGAGATTTATATGATAGAAGTGTCCCTAGTAAGGAAGCGACTACTCTTTTACAAGAACTTTTAGTCAAAATTAATATAGAGTGTAATATACCTATTTTTGCCATTAGTGGAAATCATGACAGTAGAGAAAGATTAGCGATTGGAGAAGCTTGGTTTAGTAAACATAAATTTTATCTTCATACTAGATTAGAGCAAGCTTTTGATAAACTATCTTATGAAGATGCTGATATATATTTATTACCATATTTTGAGCCTTTTGAAGTGAGAGAACATTTTGAAGATGCTACATTAACAACGCATAATACAGCAACTAAAAGAGTAATTGATGAAATTTATAAAAATTTAGATACGAATAAGACTAATATTTTAGTAGCTCATACTTTTGTTTCTGGAGGATTAGAGACTGATTCTGAAAGAGAAATATCTGTCGGTACTGTTGAAAATGTGGCTGTGGGAGTCTTTGATAGATTTGATTATGTTGCCCTGGGTCATCTTCATAATCCGAATGCAATAAAAGAGGAACGTCTGAAATATAGTGGAAGTCCAATGGCGTACTCATTCTCTGAAGCTTCTCAAACCAAAGGTATGAGACTTATAGAGGTAACAAAAGAAAGTTATAGTGAAGAGTTTATTCAATTAAAACAAAAGAGAAAGCTACATAATATTAGTGGATCTTATGAAGAAGTTTTAACAAAAGAATTTCAACTAAACTATGATTGTAAAAATGATTATTTTAGTATGGAGCTCAGCGATTTAGAGGGAATAACTGATCCGTTACCTAGAATTAAAGAATATTATCCTAATACGCTTATACTAAAGCAAAAAAGAAATACTGGCATCGATAATGAAGTGAAATTAGATAGAGAGATGCTAACTAAGAGTCCTTTACAATTAATAGAGGGATTCTATAATGAACAAACTGGTAGTGAATTAACTGATGGTCAAAAAAAAATACTGGTAAATATTATAGATAAGGTGAATCAAGATGAAACCAATTAG